From a single Sebastes umbrosus isolate fSebUmb1 chromosome 17, fSebUmb1.pri, whole genome shotgun sequence genomic region:
- the ube2b gene encoding ubiquitin-conjugating enzyme E2 B — MSTPARRRLMRDFKRLQEDPPTGVSGAPSENNIMLWNAVIFGPVGTPFEDGTFKLLIEFSEEYPNKPPTVRFVSRMFHPNVYADGSICLDILQNRWSPTYDVSSILTSIQSLLDEPNPNSPANSQAAQLYQENKREYEKRVTAIVEQSWVDV, encoded by the exons ACTTCAAGAAGATCCTCCCACCGGTGTGAGTGGAGCACCATCAGAGAACAACATCATGCTTTGGAACGCAGTTATTTTTGG GCCTGTGGGAACACCGTTTGAAGACG GAACGTTTAAGCTGCTGATAGAGTTTTCAGAGGAGTACCCAAACAAGCCTCCCACAGTTCGGTTTGTCTCCAGAATGTTTCACCCAAATG TTTACGCAGATGGCAGTATATGTTTAGACATCCTTCAGAACCGCTGGAGCCCCACGTACGATGTGTCGTCCATACTCACCTCCATCCAG TCGTTGCTGGATGAGCCAAACCCTAACAGCCCGGCCAACAGCCAGGCCGCACAGCTCTATCAGGAAAACAAGAGGGAGTACGAGAAGAGGGTGACGGCCATCGTGGAGCAGAGCTGGGTGGACGTCTGA
- the cdkn2aipnl gene encoding CDKN2AIP N-terminal-like protein: MANMDVEDFIQQNRAVADQVETFRGYWESEKHWQARREFILRNFGDYEDPHLDQLMSLSMVWANNVFLGCRYSTELLEKVTEMAEGVVVEDAPIFKTRDEILKKQQGR; the protein is encoded by the exons ATGGCTAACATGGACGTGGAGGACTTTATCCAGCAGAACAGAGCCGTAGCGGACCAGGTGGAGACGTTTCGAGGCTACTGGGAGAGTGAGAAACACTGGCAGGCCCGGAGGGAGTTCATCCTGAGGAACTTCGGGGACTACGAGGACCCGCACCTGGACCAGCTGATGTCTCTGTCCATGGTCTGGGCCAACAACGTCTTCCTCGGCTGCAG GTATAGCACAGAGCTGCTGGAGAAAGTGACGGAAATGGCTGAAGGCGTCGTGGTGGAGGACGCACCGATCTTCAAGACAAGAGATGAGATTTTGAAGAAGCAACAG GGTCGATGA